A window from Intestinimonas massiliensis (ex Afouda et al. 2020) encodes these proteins:
- a CDS encoding MFS transporter — MKPASPFRRDFTLMVIGQIISLFGNAILRFSLSLHVLSLTGSAAVFGSILALAMVPTVLLSPLGGVLADRLPRQRIMVALDFFTCGLILCFDLFFARSGSLGAITAFLILLSLIQAVYQPSVQASIPSLAAEEALMAANGVVVQVQALSGLLGPILGGVLYAAFGLYPLLAGSALCFFASAVLELFLRIPFTPLARTSAPLAQLGRDLGDALRFLSRDNPRLLKLLVVVAGINLFLSSLFTVGLPYLVKVHLSLSDPLYGFAEAAMGMGSILGGLLSSTRLGRLGFEKSYRHILATVLLLLPAAAVLAAGAPDGMAYGVLIVCMALGMAFAALFSIAAQTFLQRATPAPLLGKVGSFVTTFCTCAMPAGQAMYGVLFDAAGPAPWSVVLLGAAATLVLVEATRRILRGVGGAGGPAAAPSRR, encoded by the coding sequence ATGAAGCCCGCCTCTCCCTTCCGCCGTGATTTCACCCTTATGGTCATCGGCCAAATCATCTCCCTGTTCGGCAATGCCATTCTGCGCTTTTCCCTGTCCCTGCACGTGCTCTCCCTCACCGGCTCTGCCGCCGTGTTTGGCAGCATCCTGGCCCTGGCCATGGTCCCCACGGTCCTCCTCTCCCCCCTTGGCGGGGTGTTGGCCGACCGGCTGCCCCGGCAGCGGATTATGGTGGCGCTGGACTTCTTCACCTGCGGACTGATTCTTTGCTTTGACCTGTTTTTCGCCCGCTCGGGCTCGCTGGGCGCCATCACGGCGTTTCTCATTCTGCTGTCTCTGATCCAAGCGGTATATCAGCCCTCGGTCCAGGCCAGCATCCCCTCCCTGGCGGCGGAGGAGGCCCTGATGGCGGCCAACGGCGTAGTGGTGCAGGTACAGGCCCTGTCCGGCCTGCTGGGCCCCATTCTGGGTGGCGTGCTGTACGCCGCCTTCGGCCTGTACCCGCTCCTGGCGGGCAGCGCCCTGTGCTTCTTTGCCTCCGCCGTTTTGGAGCTCTTTCTTCGCATCCCCTTCACCCCGCTGGCCAGGACCTCCGCCCCCCTGGCCCAGCTCGGGCGGGACCTGGGCGACGCCCTCCGCTTTCTCTCCCGGGACAACCCGCGGCTCTTGAAGCTGCTGGTGGTGGTGGCGGGCATCAATCTGTTCCTCTCTTCTCTATTCACGGTGGGCCTGCCCTATCTGGTTAAGGTCCATCTGAGCCTCAGCGATCCGCTCTACGGGTTTGCCGAGGCGGCCATGGGCATGGGCTCCATCCTGGGCGGGCTGCTCTCCTCCACCCGGCTGGGCCGCCTGGGCTTTGAGAAGTCCTACCGCCACATTTTGGCCACCGTGCTCCTCCTCCTGCCCGCGGCGGCAGTTCTGGCCGCCGGAGCGCCCGACGGGATGGCCTACGGGGTACTCATCGTCTGTATGGCCCTGGGCATGGCCTTTGCCGCGCTGTTCTCCATCGCCGCCCAGACCTTTCTCCAGCGGGCTACGCCCGCCCCGCTGCTGGGCAAGGTGGGCTCTTTCGTCACCACCTTCTGCACCTGCGCCATGCCGGCGGGGCAGGCCATGTACGGCGTGCTCTTTGACGCGGCGGGCCCCGCCCCCTGGTCGGTGGTGCTGCTGGGGGCGGCGGCCACCCTGGTTTTGGTGGAGGCCACCCGCCGCATCCTCCGGGGCGTGGGCGGGGCGGGCGGCCCGGCAGCAGCCCCCTCTCGCCGATAA